The proteins below come from a single Rosa rugosa chromosome 2, drRosRugo1.1, whole genome shotgun sequence genomic window:
- the LOC133732180 gene encoding phosphatidate cytidylyltransferase 2-like isoform X1: MQRDNTAGSPSTPRSPRLRHRRRSAEQLIPDASNTNGGHLLVDDNNKYKTMWIRAYSTVWMIGGFALIIYLGHLAITAMVVVIQIFMAKELFNLLRRAHEDRRLPGFRLLNWHFFFTAMLFVYGRILSQRLVNTVTSDKFLHKVVSSLIQYHMVACYFLYIAGFMWFILTLKKKMYKYQFGQYAWTHMILIIVFTQSSFTVANIFEGIFWFLLPATLIVINDIAAYICGFFFGRTPLIKISPKKTWEGFIGASITTMFSAFWLAHIMGQFQWLTCPRKDLSTGWLHCDPGPLFTPEYHTLPGWLPEWFPWKGISIMPVQWHALCLGLFSSIIAPFGGFFASGFKRAFKVKDFGDSIPGHGGITDRMDCQMVMAVFAYIYHQSFVVPQQLSVEILLDQILTNLTLEQQQALYEKLKQVLQDRLLG; the protein is encoded by the exons ATGCAAAGAGATAATACTGCTGGAAGCCCATCAACCCCAAGGTCCCCACGACTGCGGCATCGTAGACGCTCAGCTGAG CAACTTATCCCAGATGCTAGTAACACAAATGGAGGTCATTTACTTGTTGATGACAATAATAAATACAAGACGATGTGGATTCGGGCATACTCTACTGTTTGGATGATTGGAGGATTTGCATTAATTATATATCTGGGCCATCTGGCTATTACTGCCATGGTGGTTGTTATCCAAATCTTCATGGCAAAGGAGCTCTTTAATCTCTTAAGGAGAGCTCATGAAGATAGGCGTCTCCCAGGATTCAGGCTGTTAAATTG GCACTTCTTCTTCACTGCGATGCTGTTTGTTTACGGTCGAATACTCAGTCAACGGCTTGTTAACACTGTAACTTCAGATAAATTTTTACATAAGGTTGTAAGCAGTCTTATCCAGTATCATATGGTCGCCTGCTATTTCTTGTACATCGCAG gttttatgtggTTCATTCTtacattgaagaagaagatgtacAAGTATCAATTTGGCCAGTATGCATGGACACACATGATCCTAATAATTGTGTTTACACAGTCCTCTTTTACTGTAGCCAACATCTTTGAAGGAATtttctg GTTTCTTCTTCCAGCAACACTCATAGTCATCAATGATATTGCTGCTTACATTTGCGGCTTCTTTTTTGGAAGAACCCCTTTGATTAAGATATCTCCAAAGAAAACTTGGGAGGGGTTCATTGGAGCTTCTATTACAACTATGTTCTCAGCCTTTTGG CTTGCACATATCATGGGACAATTTCAATGGCTAACTTGTCCAAGAAAG GATTTATCTACCGGTTGGCTTCACTGTGATCCTGGTCCATTGTTTACACCAGAGTATCATACCTTACCAGGATGGCTCCCGGAATGG TTTCCTTGGAAAGGGATCTCAATTATGCCAGTTCAATGGCATGCTCTATGTCTTGGTTTGTTTTCATCAATTATAGCACCTTTTGGAGGCTTCTTTGCAAGTGGTTTTAAAAGAGCTTTCAAAGTCAAG GATTTTGGTGACAGTATCCCTGGGCATGGTGGAATCACAGATAGAATGGATTGTCAG aTGGTAATGGCTGTTTTCGCTTACATCTATCATCAGTCATTTGTTGTGCCTCAACAGCTCTCGGTTGAAATTTTATTGGACCAG ATTTTGACAAACCTTACTCTCGAGCAGCAGCAAGCTCTGTATGAGAAGCTTAAACAAGTCTTGCAGGACAGGCTACTCGGATGA
- the LOC133732180 gene encoding phosphatidate cytidylyltransferase 2-like isoform X2, which produces MWIRAYSTVWMIGGFALIIYLGHLAITAMVVVIQIFMAKELFNLLRRAHEDRRLPGFRLLNWHFFFTAMLFVYGRILSQRLVNTVTSDKFLHKVVSSLIQYHMVACYFLYIAGFMWFILTLKKKMYKYQFGQYAWTHMILIIVFTQSSFTVANIFEGIFWFLLPATLIVINDIAAYICGFFFGRTPLIKISPKKTWEGFIGASITTMFSAFWLAHIMGQFQWLTCPRKDLSTGWLHCDPGPLFTPEYHTLPGWLPEWFPWKGISIMPVQWHALCLGLFSSIIAPFGGFFASGFKRAFKVKDFGDSIPGHGGITDRMDCQMVMAVFAYIYHQSFVVPQQLSVEILLDQILTNLTLEQQQALYEKLKQVLQDRLLG; this is translated from the exons ATGTGGATTCGGGCATACTCTACTGTTTGGATGATTGGAGGATTTGCATTAATTATATATCTGGGCCATCTGGCTATTACTGCCATGGTGGTTGTTATCCAAATCTTCATGGCAAAGGAGCTCTTTAATCTCTTAAGGAGAGCTCATGAAGATAGGCGTCTCCCAGGATTCAGGCTGTTAAATTG GCACTTCTTCTTCACTGCGATGCTGTTTGTTTACGGTCGAATACTCAGTCAACGGCTTGTTAACACTGTAACTTCAGATAAATTTTTACATAAGGTTGTAAGCAGTCTTATCCAGTATCATATGGTCGCCTGCTATTTCTTGTACATCGCAG gttttatgtggTTCATTCTtacattgaagaagaagatgtacAAGTATCAATTTGGCCAGTATGCATGGACACACATGATCCTAATAATTGTGTTTACACAGTCCTCTTTTACTGTAGCCAACATCTTTGAAGGAATtttctg GTTTCTTCTTCCAGCAACACTCATAGTCATCAATGATATTGCTGCTTACATTTGCGGCTTCTTTTTTGGAAGAACCCCTTTGATTAAGATATCTCCAAAGAAAACTTGGGAGGGGTTCATTGGAGCTTCTATTACAACTATGTTCTCAGCCTTTTGG CTTGCACATATCATGGGACAATTTCAATGGCTAACTTGTCCAAGAAAG GATTTATCTACCGGTTGGCTTCACTGTGATCCTGGTCCATTGTTTACACCAGAGTATCATACCTTACCAGGATGGCTCCCGGAATGG TTTCCTTGGAAAGGGATCTCAATTATGCCAGTTCAATGGCATGCTCTATGTCTTGGTTTGTTTTCATCAATTATAGCACCTTTTGGAGGCTTCTTTGCAAGTGGTTTTAAAAGAGCTTTCAAAGTCAAG GATTTTGGTGACAGTATCCCTGGGCATGGTGGAATCACAGATAGAATGGATTGTCAG aTGGTAATGGCTGTTTTCGCTTACATCTATCATCAGTCATTTGTTGTGCCTCAACAGCTCTCGGTTGAAATTTTATTGGACCAG ATTTTGACAAACCTTACTCTCGAGCAGCAGCAAGCTCTGTATGAGAAGCTTAAACAAGTCTTGCAGGACAGGCTACTCGGATGA